From Sphingomonas nostoxanthinifaciens, a single genomic window includes:
- the dgcA gene encoding N-acetyl-D-Glu racemase DgcA has protein sequence MRILTAAVEHWPLAKPFRIARGTRTMADVVVATVTADGLFGRGEGVPLARYGETAERARDQIVSVVDALAGGAGREELRALLPPGAARNAVDCALWDLEARLAAAGGPPLSPIATALTVGIDTPARMAEAARALADARVVKVKVDADDPAAALRAVRAEVPAARLVVDANESWSLDLLAVMQPVLAECGVEFLEQPLPAAEDAALGGFVRSVPICADESAHVAADLDRLATRYDMVNIKLDKSGGLTEALYLLAGARARGLGVMVGCMISTSLSIAAAWRVAQAADCADLDGPLWLREDRPGGVRLDAGGMLMPPEPGFWGQTAGLPSPRT, from the coding sequence ATGCGCATCCTGACCGCCGCTGTCGAGCATTGGCCGCTCGCCAAGCCGTTCCGCATCGCGCGCGGCACGCGGACGATGGCCGACGTCGTGGTCGCGACCGTCACCGCTGACGGACTATTCGGGCGCGGCGAGGGCGTGCCGCTCGCGCGTTATGGCGAGACCGCCGAGCGCGCGCGCGATCAGATCGTGTCGGTCGTCGATGCGCTGGCGGGCGGGGCGGGGCGCGAGGAATTGCGGGCCTTGCTGCCGCCGGGTGCGGCGCGCAACGCCGTCGACTGCGCCCTGTGGGATCTGGAGGCGCGACTGGCGGCTGCGGGCGGCCCACCGCTTTCGCCGATCGCCACCGCGCTGACGGTCGGGATCGACACGCCCGCGCGCATGGCCGAGGCGGCGCGCGCGCTGGCAGACGCGCGCGTCGTCAAGGTCAAGGTCGATGCCGACGACCCTGCCGCCGCGTTGCGCGCGGTGCGCGCGGAGGTGCCCGCAGCACGGCTGGTGGTGGATGCGAACGAAAGCTGGTCGCTCGATCTCCTCGCCGTCATGCAGCCGGTGCTGGCCGAATGCGGCGTCGAATTCCTCGAGCAGCCGCTGCCGGCGGCCGAGGACGCGGCGCTGGGGGGCTTCGTCCGCAGCGTACCGATCTGCGCCGACGAATCCGCGCACGTCGCCGCCGATCTCGATCGGCTGGCGACGCGCTACGACATGGTCAACATCAAGCTCGACAAGAGTGGCGGCCTCACCGAGGCGCTTTACCTGCTGGCGGGCGCGCGGGCGCGCGGGCTGGGCGTGATGGTCGGCTGCATGATCTCGACCTCGCTGTCGATCGCGGCGGCCTGGCGCGTGGCGCAGGCGGCCGACTGCGCCGATCTCGACGGCCCGCTGTGGCTGCGCGAGGATCGGCCGGGCGGGGTGCGCCTCGATGCGGGCGGCATGCTGATGCCGCCCGAGCCGGGGTTCTGGGGTCAAACGGCAGGCTTGCCGTCGCCCCGGACCTGA
- a CDS encoding peptide MFS transporter — protein MGILPNEQATRVPAQGRLLGEPVGLWFLAFTEAWERFSYYGMTGILVLYMQQSLLLPGHVGHIAGFGGFRATLEGVFGPMSTMALASQIYGLYAGFMYFTPMFGGMIADRLIGRRAAVMTGALLMSAGHVAMAFDQSFLLALALLVVGCGLLKGNISAQVGQFYPVEDADGRTRGFAIFSVGINVGAVVGPLACGLLAQVYGWHAGFGAAGLLMLIGLATYMAGFRFMPTQAKGVRESHAPLTAADWRKLALLILVIVLTCFQSVIYYQNTDAALVWIDGHVDLDFFGFHVPVAWFNSIDPFTSIVLVPPLLAWWKRQNERGREPSELAKIATGVWIAVAANIVLLIAALGGGRAPVIAPIMYDVLLGIGFLYYWPTLLALVSRVAPPKVNSTMMGVVFLSLFVSYNIIGWLGGFYGRMTPTEFWAMNVAIGVAGALLLMLLRRPIERGLELG, from the coding sequence ATGGGCATCCTCCCGAACGAGCAGGCGACCCGGGTTCCGGCCCAGGGGCGCCTGCTCGGCGAGCCCGTCGGCCTGTGGTTCCTCGCCTTCACCGAGGCGTGGGAGCGCTTTTCCTATTACGGCATGACGGGCATCCTCGTGCTCTACATGCAGCAGTCGCTGCTGCTGCCGGGGCACGTGGGGCATATCGCCGGGTTCGGGGGCTTCCGCGCCACGCTGGAAGGCGTGTTCGGGCCGATGTCGACGATGGCGCTCGCGTCGCAGATTTACGGCCTCTACGCGGGCTTCATGTACTTCACGCCGATGTTCGGCGGGATGATCGCCGATCGGCTGATCGGGCGGCGCGCGGCGGTGATGACCGGCGCGCTGCTGATGAGCGCGGGCCATGTCGCGATGGCGTTCGACCAGAGCTTCCTGCTCGCGCTTGCCTTGCTGGTCGTCGGCTGCGGGCTGCTCAAGGGCAATATCTCGGCGCAGGTCGGGCAATTCTATCCGGTCGAGGATGCCGACGGGCGGACGCGCGGCTTCGCGATCTTCTCGGTCGGCATCAATGTCGGCGCGGTGGTCGGCCCGCTGGCATGCGGGCTGCTGGCGCAGGTCTATGGCTGGCATGCCGGCTTCGGCGCGGCGGGGCTGCTTATGCTGATCGGCCTCGCCACCTACATGGCCGGCTTCCGCTTCATGCCGACCCAGGCGAAGGGCGTCCGCGAGAGCCACGCGCCGCTGACGGCGGCCGACTGGCGGAAGCTCGCCTTGCTGATCCTGGTGATCGTGCTGACCTGCTTCCAGTCGGTGATCTATTATCAGAATACCGATGCGGCGCTGGTGTGGATCGACGGGCATGTCGATCTCGATTTCTTCGGCTTCCACGTGCCGGTGGCGTGGTTCAACTCGATCGATCCGTTCACCAGCATCGTGCTGGTGCCGCCCCTGCTCGCCTGGTGGAAGCGTCAGAACGAGCGCGGGCGCGAGCCGAGCGAGCTCGCCAAGATCGCCACCGGCGTGTGGATCGCGGTCGCCGCCAACATCGTGCTGCTGATCGCGGCGCTGGGCGGCGGGCGTGCGCCGGTGATTGCGCCGATCATGTACGACGTGCTGCTGGGGATCGGCTTCCTCTATTACTGGCCGACCCTGCTCGCATTGGTCAGCCGCGTGGCGCCGCCCAAGGTCAATTCGACGATGATGGGCGTGGTGTTCCTGTCGCTGTTCGTCTCGTACAACATCATCGGCTGGCTCGGCGGCTTCTACGGCCGCATGACCCCGACCGAATTCTGGGCGATGAACGTAGCGATCGGCGTGGCCGGCGCCTTGCTGCTCATGCTGCTGAGGCGGCCGATCGAGCGGGGGTTGGAGCTGGGGTGA
- a CDS encoding S10 family peptidase: MTLKPFLLAGAVAALVIAPLAAQNRSAPEGKGKAKPNAEAQHAPDEPGATDAEPRGHGDKMGDPDMAVATAVEQAQPKRGSVTVNGKLITYTVTPGTLTIRNDDGEPIASMFYVAYVADRAKGAPERPITFAYNGGPGSSSMWLHMGSMGPVRVDTPQPGAQPNGPFPIGENHNTILDHTDIVFMDAIGTGLSRPIGKSKGPEFWGVDQDIDAYTRAIMRYMTINDRWNSPKFLFGESYGTLRSAGLVYALQDKGVQMNGVVLLSSILNYGVRQPGYDQIHVTYLPSYAADAWYHNRLQNRPATLEPFLTQVRAWAAGPYASALQKGSDISPQEKQAIAQQMSAYTGLPVDYILKSDLRVDLSRFRKELLRGEGKTIGRLDARFTGYDADDAGEGPEYDPADTSLSGPYIGALNKYLFGTLGYKTKLSYRPNYYVAIGGNHWDSSHKAPGRGGFGKMALADTALDLAQAMRQNPSLKVMSLNGYYDMATPFFGAEFDLKHMQIPADLRKNLSFKYYESGHMVYVNNAVRPQFKQDIDDFIDMASRPGG; this comes from the coding sequence ATGACCTTGAAGCCGTTCCTGCTCGCCGGTGCCGTCGCCGCGCTCGTCATCGCGCCGCTGGCCGCGCAGAATCGTTCCGCGCCCGAGGGCAAAGGCAAGGCCAAGCCCAATGCCGAGGCGCAGCACGCCCCCGACGAGCCCGGCGCGACCGACGCCGAGCCGCGCGGCCATGGCGACAAGATGGGCGATCCCGACATGGCGGTCGCGACCGCGGTCGAGCAGGCGCAGCCGAAGCGCGGCAGCGTCACGGTCAACGGCAAGCTGATCACCTACACCGTCACGCCGGGCACGCTGACGATCCGCAACGACGATGGCGAGCCAATCGCCAGCATGTTCTACGTCGCCTATGTGGCGGATCGCGCCAAGGGCGCGCCGGAACGGCCGATCACCTTCGCCTACAATGGCGGGCCGGGCTCGTCGTCGATGTGGCTGCACATGGGCTCGATGGGGCCGGTGCGGGTCGACACACCGCAGCCGGGCGCGCAGCCCAACGGGCCGTTCCCGATCGGCGAGAACCACAACACCATCCTCGACCATACCGACATCGTCTTCATGGACGCGATCGGCACCGGCCTCAGCCGGCCGATCGGCAAGTCGAAGGGGCCGGAATTCTGGGGCGTGGACCAGGATATCGACGCCTACACCCGCGCGATCATGCGCTACATGACGATCAACGATCGCTGGAACAGCCCGAAATTCCTCTTCGGCGAAAGCTATGGCACGCTGCGGTCGGCCGGTCTCGTCTATGCGCTGCAGGACAAGGGCGTGCAGATGAACGGCGTCGTGCTGCTGTCGTCGATCCTGAACTATGGCGTGCGCCAGCCGGGCTACGACCAGATCCACGTCACCTATTTGCCGAGCTACGCCGCCGACGCCTGGTATCATAACCGGCTGCAGAACCGCCCGGCGACGCTGGAGCCGTTCCTGACGCAGGTGCGCGCCTGGGCCGCCGGCCCCTACGCCTCCGCGCTGCAGAAGGGCTCCGACATCAGCCCGCAGGAGAAGCAGGCGATCGCGCAGCAGATGAGCGCCTATACCGGCCTGCCGGTCGACTATATCCTGAAGTCCGACCTGCGCGTCGACCTGTCGCGCTTCCGCAAGGAGCTGCTGCGCGGCGAGGGCAAGACGATCGGTCGCCTCGACGCCCGCTTCACCGGCTACGACGCCGACGATGCCGGCGAGGGCCCGGAATATGATCCCGCCGACACCAGCCTGAGCGGCCCCTATATCGGTGCGCTCAACAAATATCTGTTCGGCACGTTGGGCTACAAGACCAAGCTCAGCTACCGGCCGAACTATTATGTCGCGATCGGCGGCAACCACTGGGATTCGAGCCACAAGGCGCCGGGCCGCGGCGGTTTCGGCAAGATGGCGCTGGCAGATACCGCGCTGGATCTCGCCCAGGCGATGCGCCAGAATCCGAGCCTGAAGGTGATGTCGCTCAACGGCTATTATGACATGGCGACGCCCTTCTTTGGCGCCGAATTCGACCTGAAGCACATGCAGATCCCGGCCGACCTGCGGAAGAACCTGTCGTTCAAATATTACGAGTCCGGCCACATGGTCTACGTCAACAACGCCGTCCGCCCGCAGTTCAAGCAGGACATCGACGACTTCATCGACATGGCGAGCCGGCCGGGCGGCTGA
- a CDS encoding DUF885 domain-containing protein, with protein MTMRSITLPLLGMLLAAVAAPALAQAAPTAADQQLKALYDGEWQWRKGEFGPGRGNDDGPTDHFPHVDPATQARRLAYWQKTLDALNKVPVDQLSSDEKINAAVFRTVLEAFVAQGKFKTWEMPFNADSQFWSSVGGRGPLRNADQYRRYLARLRDLPRYFDEEEANMRAGLARGFSVPKATLVGRDASIAAYTGADPEKNPAYAAFRDMPATIPAADQQALRAEAKQVVSTIVIPAYTKLLSFYRDVYLAKTRTVLAAEAMPDGKAFYQAQIREYTTTDLTAEQIHKIGLDEVARISADMEKTKADAGFTGSMAEFVHFLRTDPQFYARTPDELLGVSSYVAKRMDGKLKSTIGFLPRYRFTIVPVPDAIAAFYTAGRGGLESCLMNTQDLPSRPLYQIPALTLHECNPGHSFQAAVALETPGKPDFRKNTYFSGYGEGWGLYCEWLGHLEGIYRTPYEEFGRESYEMWRAVRLVIDTGIHHYGWSREKAIAYLADHTALSQHEVETEVDRYISWPGQALAYKLGELTIRRERAKAEAALGPKFDQRWFHDKFLSLGSVPLPVLEQQLDAWIAAGGPNPYPDVH; from the coding sequence ATGACGATGCGATCGATAACGCTGCCGCTGCTCGGCATGCTCCTCGCGGCGGTGGCTGCGCCGGCATTGGCGCAAGCGGCCCCCACCGCCGCCGACCAGCAATTGAAGGCGCTCTACGACGGCGAGTGGCAGTGGCGGAAAGGCGAGTTCGGCCCCGGCCGCGGCAATGACGATGGCCCGACCGATCACTTCCCACATGTCGATCCCGCCACGCAGGCACGGCGGCTGGCTTATTGGCAAAAGACGCTCGACGCGCTGAACAAGGTGCCGGTCGACCAGCTTTCGTCCGACGAGAAGATCAACGCCGCCGTGTTCCGCACGGTGCTGGAGGCGTTCGTCGCGCAGGGCAAGTTCAAGACGTGGGAGATGCCGTTCAACGCCGACAGCCAATTCTGGTCGAGCGTCGGCGGGCGCGGCCCGCTGCGCAACGCCGACCAGTATCGCCGTTATCTGGCGCGCCTGCGTGATCTGCCGCGCTACTTCGACGAAGAAGAGGCGAACATGCGCGCCGGCCTCGCGCGCGGGTTCAGCGTACCGAAGGCGACGCTGGTCGGCCGCGATGCCTCGATCGCCGCCTATACCGGCGCCGACCCCGAGAAGAATCCGGCCTACGCCGCTTTCCGCGACATGCCCGCCACGATCCCGGCGGCCGACCAGCAGGCGCTGCGTGCCGAGGCGAAGCAGGTGGTGAGCACAATCGTGATCCCGGCCTACACCAAGCTGCTGAGCTTCTATCGCGACGTCTATCTGGCGAAGACGCGCACGGTGCTGGCGGCCGAGGCGATGCCCGACGGCAAGGCGTTCTACCAGGCGCAGATCCGCGAATATACCACCACCGACCTCACCGCCGAGCAGATCCACAAGATCGGCCTCGACGAGGTCGCGCGCATCTCCGCCGACATGGAGAAGACCAAGGCGGATGCGGGCTTCACCGGCAGCATGGCCGAGTTCGTCCACTTCCTGCGCACCGATCCGCAATTCTATGCCCGCACGCCCGACGAACTGCTGGGCGTATCGTCCTATGTCGCCAAGCGGATGGACGGGAAATTGAAGAGCACGATCGGCTTCCTGCCGCGCTATCGCTTCACGATCGTGCCGGTGCCCGATGCCATCGCGGCCTTCTACACCGCCGGGCGCGGCGGGCTGGAATCGTGCTTGATGAACACGCAGGATCTGCCGTCGCGGCCGCTCTACCAGATCCCGGCGCTGACGCTGCACGAATGCAATCCGGGCCACAGCTTCCAGGCGGCGGTGGCGCTGGAGACGCCGGGCAAGCCCGACTTCCGCAAGAACACCTATTTCTCGGGCTATGGCGAGGGCTGGGGCCTCTATTGCGAGTGGCTCGGCCATCTCGAGGGCATCTATCGCACGCCGTACGAGGAGTTCGGCCGCGAGAGCTACGAGATGTGGCGCGCGGTGCGGCTGGTGATCGACACCGGCATCCATCATTATGGCTGGAGCCGCGAGAAGGCGATCGCCTACCTCGCCGACCACACCGCGCTGTCGCAGCACGAGGTGGAGACCGAGGTCGACCGCTACATCAGCTGGCCGGGCCAGGCGCTCGCCTACAAATTGGGCGAGCTGACGATCCGGCGCGAGCGCGCCAAGGCCGAAGCGGCGCTGGGGCCGAAGTTCGACCAACGCTGGTTCCACGACAAGTTCCTGAGCCTCGGCTCGGTGCCGCTGCCGGTGCTGGAGCAGCAGCTCGACGCATGGATCGCCGCCGGCGGCCCGAACCCCTATCCGGACGTGCATTGA
- a CDS encoding DUF885 domain-containing protein, with amino-acid sequence MRALMILPLALLASTALAAAPAPGSPDARLKALYDAEWTWRMQELGSDPEGPRGGGAHMPHVDPASQARRYAYWQTALKQLDAIPLAQLSPEERINAEVFRAALEGFVTEQKYKEYEDPFGFWTWIAPRQGFGTVAQYRAYLGRVAEMPRYVDEQIANLKAGEKRGFTKPRVSLGDRWKTVVPLGSTDLANNPLYAPFALMPSSIPAADAPALKAEGGKAVADAAAAFAKLAAYLRDDYIPHARVATAAEALPDGKAYYAAKVRDYTTTELTPEAIHAIGVKEVARIDADMQATMKAAGWTGDFKGFLHFLKTDPQFTAKTPYELIAKSSYVANKINGQLKFTFGLLPRYRFTIVPTPANIAPFATGGNGGLDSCLMNTYDLPARPLYTIPPLTAHECVPGHSFQAALALEGPNRPAIRKSTYFSGYGEGWALYMEWLGTKMGIYETPYDEFGRETYEMWRAARLVVDTGLHHMGWTRDQALDFLKAHTALSDHEITIEVDRYINDPGQALAYKLGEMLIRRERAKAEATLGAKFDQRWFHDTILGLGAVPLDTLERVLDQWIADGGPEPAATRDALSKGE; translated from the coding sequence ATGCGCGCGCTGATGATCCTCCCGCTCGCCTTGCTGGCTTCGACCGCGCTCGCCGCCGCGCCCGCACCGGGCTCGCCCGATGCGCGGCTGAAGGCGCTGTACGATGCCGAATGGACGTGGCGGATGCAGGAGCTGGGCTCCGATCCCGAGGGGCCGCGCGGCGGCGGCGCGCACATGCCGCACGTCGATCCCGCCAGCCAGGCGCGACGCTACGCTTATTGGCAGACCGCGCTGAAGCAGCTCGACGCGATCCCGCTCGCCCAGCTCTCGCCCGAGGAGCGGATCAACGCCGAGGTGTTCCGCGCCGCGCTCGAAGGCTTCGTCACCGAGCAGAAGTATAAGGAATATGAGGATCCGTTCGGTTTCTGGACGTGGATCGCGCCGCGCCAGGGCTTCGGCACGGTCGCGCAATATCGCGCCTATCTCGGCCGCGTGGCCGAGATGCCGCGCTATGTCGACGAGCAGATCGCGAACCTGAAGGCGGGCGAGAAGCGCGGCTTCACCAAGCCGCGCGTGTCGCTGGGCGATCGCTGGAAGACGGTGGTGCCGCTCGGCTCGACCGATCTCGCCAACAACCCGCTCTACGCGCCGTTCGCGCTGATGCCGTCGAGCATCCCCGCCGCCGACGCGCCCGCGCTGAAGGCCGAAGGGGGCAAGGCCGTCGCCGATGCTGCCGCCGCCTTCGCCAAGCTCGCGGCCTATCTGCGCGACGATTATATCCCGCATGCGCGCGTCGCGACGGCAGCCGAGGCCTTGCCCGACGGCAAGGCCTATTACGCCGCCAAGGTGCGCGACTATACGACCACCGAGCTGACGCCCGAGGCGATCCACGCGATCGGCGTGAAGGAGGTCGCGCGGATCGATGCCGACATGCAGGCGACGATGAAGGCCGCCGGCTGGACCGGCGATTTCAAGGGCTTCCTCCATTTCCTCAAGACCGATCCGCAATTCACCGCCAAGACGCCCTATGAGCTGATCGCCAAATCGAGCTATGTGGCGAACAAGATCAACGGGCAGCTGAAATTCACCTTCGGCCTGCTGCCGCGCTATCGCTTCACGATCGTGCCGACGCCGGCCAACATCGCGCCGTTCGCCACGGGCGGGAATGGCGGGCTCGATAGCTGCCTGATGAACACCTACGACCTGCCGGCGCGGCCGCTCTACACCATCCCGCCGCTGACCGCGCACGAATGCGTGCCGGGGCACAGCTTCCAGGCGGCGTTGGCGCTGGAGGGGCCGAACCGGCCGGCGATCCGCAAGAGCACCTATTTCTCGGGCTATGGCGAGGGCTGGGCGCTCTACATGGAGTGGCTCGGCACCAAGATGGGCATCTACGAGACGCCCTATGACGAGTTCGGCCGCGAGACCTACGAGATGTGGCGCGCCGCGCGGCTGGTGGTCGATACCGGCCTGCACCATATGGGCTGGACGCGCGACCAGGCGCTCGATTTCCTGAAGGCGCACACCGCGCTCTCCGATCACGAGATCACGATCGAGGTCGATCGCTACATCAACGATCCGGGGCAGGCGCTCGCCTACAAACTGGGCGAGATGCTGATCCGGCGCGAGCGCGCGAAGGCGGAGGCGACGCTGGGCGCGAAGTTCGACCAGCGCTGGTTCCACGACACGATTCTCGGTCTCGGCGCGGTGCCGCTGGACACGCTGGAGCGCGTGCTCGACCAATGGATTGCGGATGGCGGGCCCGAACCCGCCGCCACCAGGGATGCCCTTTCGAAAGGCGAATGA